In Halomarina salina, one DNA window encodes the following:
- a CDS encoding HAD-IIA family hydrolase: MDVRGAVVDLDGTVYRGGTLVDGALAGIEALRDRGVDPLFVTNNPTRSPAEYARRLGEMGLDVAPDRVLSAGSVTAQFLADHHADEETFVVGSDGLREQLRAVGVALTGDPEDAAVLVTSHTYGFDYEALTEGYWALQSASTFVGTDPDLTYPSADGRDRPGSGAITNAVGGVADRDPDHEFGKPSPETLAAVRERLDCKPEHCLVVGDRLDTDVALGATGGMQTGLVLSGSTSRAVYEARDPQTMPTPDVVLEHLGELRTVL, encoded by the coding sequence ATGGACGTTCGCGGGGCGGTCGTGGACCTGGACGGGACGGTGTATCGCGGCGGGACGCTCGTCGACGGGGCGCTGGCGGGTATCGAGGCGCTCCGTGACCGCGGGGTCGACCCGCTGTTCGTGACGAACAACCCGACTCGCTCGCCGGCGGAGTACGCCCGACGGCTCGGCGAGATGGGACTCGACGTGGCCCCCGACCGCGTGCTGTCGGCGGGGTCGGTGACGGCGCAGTTCCTCGCGGACCACCACGCCGACGAGGAGACGTTCGTCGTCGGCAGCGACGGCCTCCGCGAGCAGTTGCGAGCGGTCGGCGTCGCGCTGACGGGTGACCCGGAGGACGCGGCGGTACTCGTCACCTCCCACACCTACGGGTTCGACTACGAGGCGCTGACCGAGGGGTACTGGGCGCTCCAGTCCGCCTCGACGTTCGTCGGGACGGACCCGGACCTGACGTACCCGAGCGCCGACGGCCGCGACCGGCCGGGGTCGGGAGCCATCACCAACGCCGTCGGCGGCGTCGCCGACCGCGACCCGGACCACGAGTTCGGCAAGCCCTCGCCGGAGACGCTGGCGGCGGTCCGCGAGCGACTGGACTGCAAGCCGGAGCACTGCCTCGTCGTCGGCGACCGTCTCGACACGGACGTCGCACTGGGAGCGACCGGCGGGATGCAGACCGGCCTCGTCCTCTCGGGAAGCACCTCTCGGGCGGTGTACGAGGCGCGAGACCCCCAGACGATGCCGACGCCCGACGTCGTGCTGGAGCATCTGGGCGAACTACGGACCGTCTTGTGA
- a CDS encoding acyl-CoA dehydrogenase family protein, translating to MASDNDDLHGLIRESVRGIASEFDREYWREHVDEKAFPEAYWQALADDGWLGVAIPEEYGGEGLGMEEMTIIIEELSRGGGQGGIVFVLTPVFGGIGITRHGTEAQKEEYLPKIASGDVRFCMGLTEAHAGTNTLNIETRAEKEGGEFVASGQKMWISGVENADTMLLIARTSEFDPSNPTHGVSMFLVDDPAERDAISLSTVDVALPWFEKQYQVDIDGLRIHEDDILGEEDGGLYMLWDTLNTERIAGAASSLGGGLRAVDLAVDYACDREVFGQPIGAHQAIQHPLAESYAKLVSAREVMYEAARKWDAGEDCGMEANAAKLLTSEFATEAADRAIQTHGGNGFTREYEVYDIWQNMRLTQVAPVTNQMAKNFIAEHHLGLPRSY from the coding sequence ATGGCGAGTGACAACGACGACCTCCACGGCCTCATCCGCGAGTCGGTGCGAGGTATAGCGAGCGAGTTCGACCGGGAGTACTGGCGCGAGCACGTCGACGAGAAGGCGTTCCCGGAGGCGTACTGGCAGGCGCTCGCCGACGACGGCTGGCTGGGCGTCGCCATCCCCGAGGAGTACGGCGGCGAGGGCCTCGGGATGGAGGAGATGACTATCATCATCGAGGAACTGTCGCGGGGGGGCGGCCAGGGCGGCATCGTGTTCGTCCTCACGCCGGTGTTCGGCGGCATCGGCATCACCCGCCACGGCACCGAGGCGCAGAAGGAGGAGTACCTCCCGAAGATCGCGTCGGGCGACGTGCGGTTCTGCATGGGGCTGACGGAGGCTCACGCCGGGACGAACACGCTCAACATCGAGACGCGGGCCGAGAAGGAGGGGGGCGAGTTCGTCGCCTCTGGCCAGAAGATGTGGATATCGGGCGTCGAGAACGCCGACACGATGCTGCTCATAGCGCGGACGAGCGAGTTCGACCCGTCGAACCCGACCCACGGCGTCTCGATGTTCCTCGTGGACGACCCCGCAGAACGCGACGCCATCTCGCTGTCGACGGTGGACGTGGCGCTGCCGTGGTTCGAGAAGCAGTACCAGGTGGACATCGACGGGCTCCGGATCCACGAGGACGACATCCTCGGCGAGGAGGACGGCGGCCTCTACATGCTCTGGGACACGCTCAACACCGAGCGCATCGCGGGGGCGGCGTCGTCGCTCGGTGGGGGGCTCCGGGCGGTGGACCTGGCTGTCGACTACGCCTGCGACCGCGAGGTGTTCGGCCAGCCAATCGGTGCTCACCAGGCCATCCAGCATCCCCTGGCCGAGTCGTACGCGAAACTCGTCTCGGCGCGGGAGGTGATGTACGAGGCCGCGCGGAAGTGGGACGCTGGCGAGGACTGCGGCATGGAGGCGAACGCGGCGAAACTGCTCACGAGCGAGTTCGCCACGGAGGCCGCAGACCGGGCCATCCAGACGCACGGCGGCAACGGGTTCACCCGCGAGTACGAGGTGTACGACATCTGGCAGAACATGCGGCTGACGCAGGTCGCGCCGGTCACCAACCAGATGGCGAAGAACTTCATCGCCGAACACCACCTCGGCCTGCCTCGAAGCTACTGA
- a CDS encoding class I adenylate-forming enzyme family protein: MELHQGEPLRHVGDLPAMAAHRYGEKAAFSFYADELSFAGLDDRSDRMANALLDRGLTPGDRVGLMIPNTNEFPVAYFGAIKAGGVPTPLNLRMDPETLVFVLNDAGANHLVGSQLIGDKVGQLSAAAEVEHPLVAGGGDGVEDLEAALADASPDLDRPSRAYDDVACQPYTSGTTGRPKGVMLTHENLLTTVEAYDKGGLAIDAEDSFLLVLPLFHIYALNALMGTGIYSGTTMYLQPTPEPVPMLRAIEDERITKFAGVPAMYSTMFREYRKDPEEYDLSSLEDVTCAAAPLADETRRTIEEAWNVPMVEGWGMTETAPAGTVEPARGVRKAAGCVGPPVYGVELKIADPATRETIVAPDDLSPHPNPDIDFDDHDSVTGEIAIRGPNVFEGYYNRPEKTAEVFDDEGWFYTEDVARVDRDGYFWIVDRADDMIIAGGENIYPAEVENALYEHPAVAEAAVVGVPHETKGEAPIAFVVLEEGESVSEEDLRRFTLDHVATYAHPRRVFFVEDLPRSATQKVQRYKLEEAADERLDGPLSPSEEL; this comes from the coding sequence ATGGAACTCCACCAGGGCGAACCCCTGCGACACGTGGGCGACCTGCCGGCGATGGCCGCCCACCGGTACGGCGAGAAGGCGGCGTTCAGCTTCTACGCGGACGAACTCTCGTTCGCGGGGCTCGACGACCGCTCGGACCGGATGGCGAACGCCCTGCTCGACCGGGGGCTGACGCCGGGCGACCGGGTCGGTCTGATGATTCCGAACACGAACGAGTTCCCGGTCGCGTACTTCGGAGCCATCAAGGCAGGCGGCGTGCCGACGCCGCTCAACCTCCGGATGGACCCCGAAACGCTCGTGTTCGTTCTGAACGACGCGGGCGCGAACCACCTCGTGGGGTCTCAGCTCATCGGCGACAAGGTGGGCCAGCTATCGGCGGCCGCCGAGGTAGAACACCCCCTCGTCGCGGGCGGCGGTGACGGCGTGGAGGACCTCGAAGCCGCGCTCGCCGACGCCTCGCCGGACCTCGACCGACCGTCGCGGGCCTACGACGACGTGGCCTGCCAGCCGTACACCTCGGGGACCACCGGTCGGCCGAAGGGCGTGATGCTCACCCACGAGAACCTGCTGACGACCGTCGAGGCGTACGACAAGGGCGGCCTCGCCATCGACGCCGAGGACTCGTTCCTGCTGGTCCTCCCGCTGTTCCACATCTACGCGCTCAACGCGCTGATGGGCACCGGCATCTACTCCGGGACGACGATGTACCTGCAGCCGACGCCCGAACCCGTCCCGATGTTGCGGGCCATCGAGGACGAACGCATCACGAAGTTCGCGGGCGTTCCGGCGATGTACTCCACGATGTTCCGCGAGTATCGGAAGGACCCCGAGGAGTACGACCTCTCGTCGCTGGAGGACGTCACCTGCGCGGCCGCGCCGCTGGCCGACGAGACGCGCCGCACCATCGAGGAGGCGTGGAACGTGCCGATGGTCGAAGGCTGGGGGATGACGGAGACCGCTCCGGCCGGTACCGTCGAACCCGCCCGCGGCGTCCGGAAGGCGGCCGGCTGCGTCGGCCCGCCGGTCTACGGCGTGGAACTGAAGATAGCCGACCCGGCGACCCGCGAGACGATCGTCGCCCCCGACGACCTCTCGCCGCATCCGAACCCAGACATCGACTTCGACGACCACGACTCGGTGACCGGCGAGATAGCCATCCGCGGCCCGAACGTGTTCGAGGGGTACTACAACCGCCCGGAGAAGACCGCCGAGGTGTTCGACGACGAAGGCTGGTTCTACACCGAGGACGTCGCGCGCGTTGACCGGGACGGCTACTTCTGGATCGTCGACCGCGCCGACGACATGATCATCGCGGGCGGAGAGAACATCTACCCCGCGGAGGTCGAGAACGCGCTGTACGAACATCCGGCCGTCGCCGAGGCCGCCGTCGTCGGCGTCCCCCACGAGACGAAGGGCGAGGCACCCATCGCGTTCGTCGTGCTGGAGGAGGGCGAATCGGTGTCCGAGGAGGACCTCCGTCGGTTCACGCTGGACCACGTGGCGACCTACGCGCATCCACGACGGGTGTTCTTCGTCGAGGACCTGCCGCGGAGCGCGACCCAGAAGGTCCAGCGCTACAAGCTGGAGGAGGCCGCCGACGAACGGCTCGACGGACCGCTCTCACCGAGCGAGGAGCTGTAG